AGTATCTGGCGCAGGTCGTTTCCAAATATGCGGCGGTGATTGCCGGCAAATCGCCGCTGACCCTGAAAATTGGCAAGGAAGCGTTTTATCGGCAGCTCGAACTGCCGGTGGAGGCGGCCTATGATTATGCCTCCAGGGTGATGGTTGAAAACATGCTGACGCGGGACGCGCAGGAAGGGATCGGCGCCTTTCTCGGCAAGCGCAAGTCGGAATGGAAGGGCGAATGATCAGGCGAGTTTCAGAACCAGCACGCCGATCGCGATGACGACGCCGGCGACGTAACGCCAGATGCCGGCCTTTTCCTTGAATATGGCAACCGAGAGCACCAGCGCAAAGAGGATCGAAGTTTCCCGCAGTGCGGCAACGGTTGCCACCGGCGCCTTTGTCATCGCCCAAAGTGCCAGTCCATAGGATGCAATCGATCCCGCGCCGCCGATCAGGCCGCGCCACCAGTTTCGGCGAACGTGATGCAGCACCGTTAAGCTGCCGCGCTGCGACGACGCCCAGGCAAACAGCAGTATCGGCGGCAGCAGCGACATCCACAACGTATAGGAAACCGCATTGCCTGAAAGACGCGCGCCGATGCCGTCGACATAAGTGTAGCTGGCGATGACGAAAGCATTGGCAATGGAGAAGGCGACCGCATGGCCGCTGCTGCGCCGAGCCTCCAGGGCGAGCGTCAGGACGCCGGCTGAAATCGTTATTATGCCGGCAAGAGCGGCGCCGGAAAGATGTTCGCGCAGGACGACGCCGCTTGTCGCGGCGACCAGTAGCGGCGCGCAACCACGCATCAGCGGATAGACGAGCCCGATATCACCGGCTCGGTAGGCGGCGGCAACCAGCTGAAAATAGGCGAACTGCAGGATGGCCGAGGCGCCGATGAACGGCCATGCCGCGCTTTGCGGCAACGGCAGAAATGCCAGAAACGGCAACGCGGACACTGCGCCGCCGGCCGAAATCAAAGCCGCATCCAGGGATTTATCGCTTCCCGCTTTAACGATCGCGTTCCATGTCGCATGCAGCAGCGCACCGAACAGAACGAGCAGGATGACGTCGAGAGGCAAGGGATAAATCCGGTGCTGCGGAAGAAGGCGAAGCGCCTCGCCCAGGCGGGGCAGAATTCTGGAAAGACAACTGATATTTGCACGAAAATGCAATGCCGCAGTCGCGGATGCGTTCTCGG
This DNA window, taken from Rhizobium etli CFN 42, encodes the following:
- a CDS encoding EamA family transporter, with protein sequence MPLDVILLVLFGALLHATWNAIVKAGSDKSLDAALISAGGAVSALPFLAFLPLPQSAAWPFIGASAILQFAYFQLVAAAYRAGDIGLVYPLMRGCAPLLVAATSGVVLREHLSGAALAGIITISAGVLTLALEARRSSGHAVAFSIANAFVIASYTYVDGIGARLSGNAVSYTLWMSLLPPILLFAWASSQRGSLTVLHHVRRNWWRGLIGGAGSIASYGLALWAMTKAPVATVAALRETSILFALVLSVAIFKEKAGIWRYVAGVVIAIGVLVLKLA